In Plasmodium chabaudi chabaudi strain AS genome assembly, chromosome: 9, the sequence TCTCCAAagaatgtaaaaaaaatatttttgaattatgGTCTTCCTTGACaaaatactaaaaaaagAGGATAGGGTGAAAACATTTATTCACCTACTGTAGATGGGCAACTATTTTTCGAATTGGCAAAAAACTCATGATCCCTAGTGTATATTTTAGGTAGTctaaaaggaaaaaaaaaaacgaattaattagaaaaaaaacatattaaatagAGAACCAAACGGATTAAAGGATTTCctaaaaatggatataaacattttcatcttttaaaGATCTTACTTGGGGAAAAAGTATCTGTATACGTAAGATAGCAGAcaaattatacatataagaATTCCaatcataataaatatatcgtTCATGCCGCTTATTTTTAGAtctaaaataatttcaCCAGTAGAGaggatataatttttatttcttacGATATGATAATTACGTTGAATAAAATTTCTATTTTCAGCAAACGATActaaaagaatattttcatgatcgttaaaatgttttaagtATGAACATCCTACACCTTCAGTGTCGtgtatttttacattataaaattgtgtAAACAAGCTTTCATATTgcttaattttaatattataacaatttatatttccaaAATAGCCTTCATTTGGATTATCTATTGAATCTATAACTTTTCTTACATATACTTGATTTATAATATCACCATAAGGTGCCCCTTCTTCAACTTTTATTGCCCATACTTTATTTCGAGTACTAACATATACAGCTCTAGCATCTCTAGTTTGTGCTGTcgacaaatatatattacttcCATAATCGTCATCTTTATCTTCATTAGGTATAGTAGAAATGAGAGCACAACTGACAATACTAAGCCCTGAACAACGATAtacatttaatattttatcactatcattatttgatatataataaaaacttaaattattaacaagactagtaaaaattacaaaatctaatacattatttaatttaaaaaatgtatctaatttataattttttaatataactaAGTAGTTAATATTGTCATAATAATAAGctgtataattatttaccgaacttatatattttattttttttttttttaatttatctataatattgtctttagatatttttatttcataaacATTTTCTAAGTTACCATAACAATTATAAAGTTCACCTTCACTAATTAATATACGATTACATTCTGCacaattttcttttaataaatattcattagTATGCTTCCaaattacaaaattattattttcttgttCTTTAAATGGTGCACTCTCagttaaaaatttattttgcttATTTATGTCTTCATCAGTAAAATcattgatattttttcctgTCATGGCCGGgctcattttattattatctccTATATTACCCATACCAAATATATCTGATATATTAGGTATaccaaatttattttttatgtcattttcatctttatttttttcaataccCATACTTAACATAAGTGattgttttaaattacAACTCATcgttttcataaaaatgtaatatgaaatattttttatatctacaTTAATACGtgaactattttttaaatgtgtTATAATACTTTCAATCAAAGGATAATTACTTttagttatatatttagttCCCAAttctaataaattattaaattctgtattttttataaaactcattttaatttgattatttGCATGCATTGATGGGTagcataataatttatgagataaaaatttatcacTTTCAATTTCACATATAGCACTTCTATCAACAGGACCATTAGTATGATCATTGTCTTCATCTTCTGAATCATCATCATCTTGATATTCATCATCAACGGGATCAGAATTTTTACTATCATCATCTTCAAATGAATTTCTTTCTTCCCAATTAggtaatatttttacagtAAAGGGTTCATATTTAATACCTTTTTTGGAGTCACTACTTTTATTTcgcataaaaaaattaagacCTGTTTcattatgaaatatatcaGGGATTTTACATactattccttttttattgttttttaaaataactaGATCACCACcatcatatttaaaactaaattttatattagtaGGAGGAcggaatttaaaaaaacttatAATGCTTGTATAActtttgtaaaaatgtatttcaTTATCAATGTCTATATTCCCTATTTctgatgataatatttcaggggcatgataatttttatctatatatacatattgaAATGCATCCTTTTTGTTTATTGTATTAGTATCAAAGACAACAGTAgctattttattactttccccaagtgaatatataacattagGTAAAAATGTTACAATAAATGcacttatatttattaattttttcatcattaacttttatttatttttaaattataaaataatttatttaattccaTAGATTTTTAATCAAAATGTGTGTGCAAATCATTCAAAATAATTGCtcatattaatttttttttttttttaaattgtctgaaaatttttattatatatttttaaaaaattaaagaaacGGAAAATGCTTTTAtacatacacatatatgtatccTCTTGGCTTCAGCTTGCAAATGCTtacttttttgtttttttacgCCATcaatatcaaaattttagGGCCGTTTAATTAAAAGCTAATGTagccatatatatataatcatatgTCCCTAAAATGGAAAACGAAAAATATCGCTATAATCAGAAATGTAAGTATGTATTTTCTTGGCTTCGTCACTTCGTTcgttaaaatatattacttatgtatatattctcaataatcatattaaattatgtaaatacTAAATGcttgataaattaaaaagttatgaaatcaaaaaaaatatatatattatattttcccaattttatataaataataataggaAAAAATCAAGtatttactatatatataattaattattaagattaaaaataaagcattattatatttttataatatctaTTTTATACTTTACGTATTCcgattttttaatttattattttttttttttttttttatggctTCCCATATAAGccttaaaaattttatgcgTATATGGCTAGCCAATGAAAATGCgtaaatacataaaataaaataatttacttttttaattattatattttgtaaaatcaagcattgtatttttacttatatttttaccgtaattttattattacattgcataaatataagtattataactttatgcatataatttaaaatcgACTATTGTacacaaatatatgaaatatgaTAATGTAAGTAACAATTTGTTGATTAGTTTATGCCAATCATTTGTCAAACTATTTATGCTAACATAATAAGTGGGatgataaacaaaatttccattttgaaataaaaagaaaattggGAAATAAGAGACatactttattatattacttATGAGaccataaattattttttatcactcaataaaatatatgacaaatttaatatgcttattttatttatctcaaatatgcacacacataataaatatatttttgcccttaatcctttttttttttaccctATTTAAGGAAatactatattttaaaatattggaaatggaaaataatttataatacgatataaatataaaatttataatagttACAGCGCattaagttttttttacatatatatgtttatgtatattttttttaatccaTGCCTATTCGCTCTTTTACAAGATATACGGATAAGGCATATGAAAAAggaaaacataataaaatataatgcaagcgaaatgaaaaatgaaaaaaaatattcacatTTTAATCTCATTAAATCTTCAAAGTTTTAAGGGGGTCAAAAAAGTTCATCTCTTTTTggaaaaatggaaattttTACTGATCATATCAAAAGGtggatattttataatatctcaataattttccaaaatttttttttaatcaaTTTTGTTCGACTTTTTTCCAACttttttcaactttttTCAACTTTTCCAACTTTTCCAACTTTTTCAACTTTTTCAACTTTTTCAACTTTTCCAACCGTTTTTCTGATTATGAATGAGCCAAACAATggcataataatttaagcTAGTATAAAGGCTCCCCCCATTTGTGAATgtcaaattaaaaatgattatcACATTTTATCACATATTTGATGccttaattattttgagCCTTTAATCTGTTTCTTCTTTCTTCGATGATATCTAATTTGATACCCTTTTCTCTTGGTAAACTGATATATGGTTTTGTAGCATCGCCAATAACAAATATGTTACTTAATCTTGTAGCAAATACTTTTCCTCGACTATCTTTAACATGAATAATATCATATGTTccgatatttttatcaatagATAAAATAGTTCCTACTCTACCAACACTGTGTCCAGCTGTTACCATAACCATATTACCAACttgaaattttaaatgCTCTAAAACTTTTCCTGATTCTAAATCTAATCTTATAGTATCATTAACTTTTACTTCAGGATGGATATATGGTATACTTCGACCATCATGAGTAATAGCAATAGataattttccttttcttaatattattttttttactttgcataatttatatttgcttTCTTCGTTTGTAATTCTGTGGGGAACAAATCGACCTTTGacatcatataataatcgAAAATATTCATTGGATTTAGTGATATGTATAACATCCATTAATCCTACTGGGAATGTACAATCTGttcttgttttattatcaacTTTTACGATCTTTTGAattaaaatcatttttactTCATCGAAAGTTAAAGCATATTTTAGCCTATTTCTTAAAAGAATAACCAAGGGTATACTTTCAAGTAACTTATGGGGTCCACTGCTGGTTTTGGGGGCATATTGGCCATCCATTTTGTTCAACATCCAATGCGATGGGGCATTGACCCTCTTCATGTGTTTCTTTATTCCTTTACCCTGCAAAGAAGAAGTAAAAGGTGAGGAAGTGATAAATGGGGGCGTAATAAATGGGAACGTAATAAATGGAATAACATTATGTACAAGTAAGCATATAGTATGAACAGAGCCTTTCAagaatatatgaaaattttttcatatatgctagccatattataaatttaagaatcttatatattttttcaactcAAATAATCCCACAATACATTATATTTctacatataatttttttccgtttttttttattttgtattaccATTTTTCACAAAAGATTTTAAATAAGTCAGTGTTTTGGGAAATTTCtttaaatgtatataaaattttaaaataataaaaagttgtTAAAACTTCTTAACAATTtgtgttttatataataaaaataaataataaatttaaaaaaaaaattatttatttggaaacgttaaaaaaaattaaaactatataactctttttaatttaaatttcaGAGTATTCTcattctatatattattatttatataatccaAATAcaaaactttttattattcatatatatatataattatcctTTCTTGGCACtatacattatataataattttttatgcgtatatattcttatttttttcgcactaaatatgcttataaatttattgttattttgtatatatttcccCATgacaaaacaaattttaatgcATACCCACCCTATATAtcttaattatttttattaccgccctattaatataatatatgtataatatacgCATTATACAAtagcaatatttttatttttcatgcTTTATCggaatatatagaaatgcatatatataataattatatatatatatatatgggcataaaatatatacccttaaaaaaaaaaaaaaaataagaaggTTAAGTATATAGCGGAATAAGGCTATACACCTACACCACCTCCATTgccaataaaaattatcatattatttacaatcccataaacaaaaaaaattcaaatctattttacttatttactatattaatgatattttttttaaattaaaaagaataatttatcacaattttatttttttttattttaaatattttacaattttaaaagcttaaaattttaattatgttaagcgaattaaaataagttctttatttattcccCTTATAAAGGGGGAAAGAGAgtctataaaaaaacaatggaCAAAAATGtcaacaaaaatataaagtaataacacaaaataaatgataacaaTCAGATGATACTACAACCTTTTGTTTAGTccttaatataaaaatatcgtTTAAATTCGggtatatattcttttcctttttcatTGCATATACTACCTTACTAATCtagccaaaaaaaaaaaataaaaacagcTATATCACAATATGCTGCatattaattatacttTCAAATGTTGACAACTAAAGTTTTGCTAAAACTATTCgaataagaaaaataaaaattccaTTTCTAAGActatataatgtatattttttctcctTTTGGAAAATTGggtgtaaaataaaaagaaataaagtCTTTTTCAcaatatgtattaaaataataacaaaattgggatgaataaatttttgtcaaacttatttattttatgctaaaataaaatatttttcttggctagccataaaaaaaagctgtatttttttttttttttatgaggtcataaatttacaatttttaagtCTAACTTATTACAAATTTTGTATagatatgcataatataatattatattatatttaaaaagtggaaaattttctaaattttttacatatttttataataaactgtgcaaatattgtttatcaatattaattatactaaatatttttatctttttttaaaatgtccTAAGCTTGTTTACTTccttaaaaattat encodes:
- a CDS encoding 40S ribosomal protein S4, putative — translated: MGKGIKKHMKRVNAPSHWMLNKMDGQYAPKTSSGPHKLLESIPLVILLRNRLKYALTFDEVKMILIQKIVKVDNKTRTDCTFPVGLMDVIHITKSNEYFRLLYDVKGRFVPHRITNEESKYKLCKVKKIILRKGKLSIAITHDGRSIPYIHPEVKVNDTIRLDLESGKVLEHLKFQVGNMVMVTAGHSVGRVGTILSIDKNIGTYDIIHVKDSRGKVFATRLSNIFVIGDATKPYISLPREKGIKLDIIEERRNRLKAQNN